GTTTGTTATCAAATGGGCAGAGGTGAGTCTTTTCCCCGGTTTATTATTAGACGACTGTTTCAAGATCCTCTTTCGGGCTTCCACATAGATCCTACCGTAAAGGGCTATGAGTAACAACGTGGGAATATAGAAGGCTCCAAAAGTGGAATAAATTGTGTAGAAAATGTGATCAGTGTTCACATTGCAAGTGGTAACTTCCTCCGCTTTCACCTGACGCCAGAAGAAGGGCGGCAGTGAGATGGAGATGGCAATCACCCAGGCAGTGGCGATCATCCCCGCTGCGCGCGCTGATGTGCGCTTCTTGGTGTACTCAACCGCGTCTGTTATTGCCCAGTAACGGTCCAGCGCAATTATGCACAGATGAAGAATGGATGCGGTACAACACGTTATGTCTGAAGACAACCATATGTCGCACATAACTTGGCCCAAAGTCCATGTTTGACTCACCGTGTATAGCGCGCTGATTGGCATCACCAATACCGACACCAGAAGGTCTGTCAGGGCGAGCGATGCTATCAGAAAGTTTGCAGGCGTATGCAGTTTTCTGGATTGATAAATAGTAGCAATAACAAATGCATTTGATAATGTTGTTGCAAAAGTTATTAGGGATAATGTAACTGCTAAACCAGCTTGAAAAGTCAAactatccttctcctcctctcctcgtgtCGTTAAATTGACATTGGTATCATTGGTTGACATATTCCAGAACTCTCCATAAATAAAAGACATTGGCTTCAACTGACTGGCGCGCTCCATTCCTCGACACTTTTTTGACAGATGTCATCGAGCTTTGAAGAAAACCCTTCAAAAAGGGAGCACTAGGACTGCTTAACCATAGTAAACGTTGCATTTCTTTTCATCTTTTCCAGGTTAAACGCAGCTCAATCCCCATCGGTGTCCATCAGTGGCACGTTGATTATCCAACAACCACAGGGAGAAAATGTGAACCCTTCTTCTTGAAATATCCTTATTGTCTTGACTTCCCATTTATTTACTTTATTGTTGGTTGTATATTCAGATTTTCAATTAAATGTAAATATGAGAAGAGCAATTCCATTATATCCAATACTGATTGTCGTTAGTTTGCACAATTAAACAATTAAACGAATTATGTATCACAGTTTCAATAATCAAAACGAAAGATAATGATCTATAGTAGTTTGTGATCTATATTCGTTGTTCTTTGAGTCTGTTCATCTGCTCTCCAAGGCACTGTGTTGGATCTGCTGCGCTTCAGAAGTTGGGAGCGGGCGAGGCTTCACACTTGGTTTTATAGAGAACGCTCGCGCTGTCAGAACCCTACAGATATCATCGAtcgcactcccccccccccccccccctctctctccctctctctccaggctgagCAAGTGGTTTCATCCACCAGGTCTTAATGCCCTTGGGTTTAGTATACATCATAGCAAGAAAAACTATATGACATGCAGATATTGTTATGGTAGGATATCTGCAATAGGCCTAACTAAGATCTTCAAAAATTAAACCTACATTTACAATGCACTCGGCCACATAGCATTGGGATACAGTCCAACgccagcaaactgtcaatcagAACCTTGGATAGCTCCACTCCGGGAATCCACAGACAGCTCCTCTTGAACGTTTCTTAGGTCATTCGTTTAACAGGGAAAGTCACGATTTGTGATTATTCTGCTTATTATGTTGTTGGTGATAGTATTATAGTGTATTTAGATTATGCGATACTGGTTGTGCTCTGTTCTCTCAAGAAATCAAACATACAGACGTTGCAGGCTGTATAAATGAATGCCAATGTGGCAACCTCTCTGCACTATAGCCTACTGCTTTAGGCCTTTAGGGAGCCACTGGACAAATGATTACAATGCTCCAGTCAGACCTGCAGGGCTCCAAAGTTCATGCTGTAGGTGCAGGCCTATGTATATGCTGAATCAATGTAAAACCACAATGGCATAGCCCAGAGATGATCAATTAGATTCAGCTGCCTGTCTTTTTGTATGGcatatatagcctgtctttttgtATCTCCACATGTTGAAAATTGAGAGTTGAGACTGAGATGGGTTTTGTGAACTTCGTGATTAACTTTGTAAATTATTAATATGTTGGTGCAAATATAAAGGGAAGCCAATCTCTTATTAACGTTAAAATTAGTTACATCCTCACAATCCCTCAAGTCACTCTATCATAGAGGAAATCAATTGTGCACAGCATACTGAACATTTTTTGGTTCCCTTTCGAGTAAAGAAGTTGAAGCCAATAAGTCTCTATAGCCTATCATGTGGAGATTTTATGTCTAGCTCCATTTTCTGCCTTCACTCTTCTTAAACTTCACTTTTAGGTGGGGCATTATGAATCTTTATTAGGCAGTCATtttcaatcaaatttgatttggtgTTCATTCTATTTCTCCACCCAGGTGTTGCACAGAGTCAAGCTTTAGAGAATagataataatcatcatcatctgtTTGTGTGAGAAATGAGGTCAAGCAGTTTCTTATTGGATTTCCATTGACAGACACACTTTCTGCAATCTTGTGGAATTTGCATCAGCATCAGGGAGGCGAGCTTAAATGCTCATCATGACCcattgggcaaaaactggttgaatcaacgtttccaagtaatttcaacaaaataacGCAATGTGGTgaagttgaatcaatgtggaaaccTGATTGGatatgcaaaaagtcatcaaattaAGAGAATTTTGCATTTTTTCACACAACCTTTAACCTAAAtctaatgacatggtgaaattgtttgttgatttcacattgaattcacgttagttgacaactcaaccaaatataaatCAGAAGTggacattgaactgacgtctgtgtccCCAGTGGGGATTGACCTAGTAGATTATCACCAACATCTTCACAAATGGAACTAATAGGCATAATCATGTCAATGTGTAAACCTATTAAATGTAATCAA
Above is a genomic segment from Salvelinus sp. IW2-2015 linkage group LG28, ASM291031v2, whole genome shotgun sequence containing:
- the LOC111954198 gene encoding 5-hydroxytryptamine receptor 1B-like, with protein sequence MERASQLKPMSFIYGEFWNMSTNDTNVNLTTRGEEEKDSLTFQAGLAVTLSLITFATTLSNAFVIATIYQSRKLHTPANFLIASLALTDLLVSVLVMPISALYTVSQTWTLGQVMCDIWLSSDITCCTASILHLCIIALDRYWAITDAVEYTKKRTSARAAGMIATAWVIAISISLPPFFWRQVKAEEVTTCNVNTDHIFYTIYSTFGAFYIPTLLLIALYGRIYVEARKRILKQSSNNKPGKRLTSAHLITNSPGTNSVASTVSLNYGTNEISSCEANSSPANVNYVKVTVSDALLEKKRISAARERKATKTLGIILGAYIICWLPFFIYTLVVSVCASCLYPELFDIFTWLGYLNSLINPIIYTMSNEDFKKAFHKLIRFRYCRS